The following coding sequences lie in one Desulfobaccales bacterium genomic window:
- a CDS encoding ABC transporter substrate-binding protein, protein MRRGGHYRRWILFLAVVLLLAGGTPGVAGASDIALGEINPLTGALAKHGTEIHQGITLAVAEVNARGGLNGRRVKLLSRDDQSRPEIALNQAQDLITREKVVGLVGGYVDTLVGPISEMAAKHQVPYVASASLQASLTQKRRNPYFFRISNLEGILAPVCRFVGEVLKPKQVALIYMATPGSLEFAEGVEARLSRQGIRIPVKEKFRPGAPDFSMALLKVRLSGAEVLISGGFYPDNLLLVRQLREQRLTLKALLAPWGAAYPSFIDDLGELGEGVLGTCAWTPEVTWPGTEKDSAAFVQAFEARFQQTPTTTAMHGYASAKVLLTALERAYARHPAPTGEQVVQELRNLDLSLPLGRVRFDAHGDPLDYHHVVVQIQKGRLVPVFPPERAKAAVIVPLPEGKK, encoded by the coding sequence ATGAGGCGAGGGGGTCATTACCGCCGGTGGATATTATTTCTGGCCGTCGTTCTGCTGCTGGCCGGCGGCACTCCCGGCGTTGCCGGGGCCTCGGACATCGCCCTGGGGGAGATCAACCCCCTCACCGGCGCCCTGGCCAAACACGGCACGGAAATCCACCAGGGCATCACCCTGGCGGTGGCCGAGGTCAACGCCCGGGGCGGCCTGAACGGCCGCCGGGTGAAGCTCCTCTCCCGGGATGACCAGAGCCGGCCGGAGATCGCCCTCAACCAGGCCCAGGACCTCATCACCCGGGAAAAGGTGGTGGGGCTGGTGGGCGGCTACGTGGACACCCTGGTGGGGCCCATCAGCGAGATGGCGGCCAAACACCAGGTCCCTTATGTGGCCTCCGCCAGCCTGCAGGCGTCCCTCACCCAAAAGCGCCGCAATCCCTATTTTTTCCGGATCTCCAACTTGGAGGGCATCCTGGCCCCGGTGTGCCGGTTTGTGGGGGAAGTGCTGAAACCCAAACAGGTGGCCCTCATCTACATGGCCACCCCTGGCTCCCTGGAATTCGCCGAAGGGGTGGAGGCGCGCCTCAGCCGTCAGGGGATCCGCATCCCGGTGAAGGAGAAATTCCGCCCCGGAGCCCCGGATTTTTCCATGGCCCTCCTCAAGGTGCGGCTGAGCGGGGCCGAAGTGCTCATCTCCGGCGGTTTTTATCCGGACAACCTGCTGTTGGTCCGGCAGCTTCGGGAGCAGCGTCTCACTCTGAAAGCCCTGTTGGCCCCCTGGGGGGCCGCCTACCCCAGCTTCATTGACGACCTGGGGGAGCTGGGCGAGGGGGTCCTGGGCACCTGTGCCTGGACGCCGGAAGTCACCTGGCCGGGCACCGAAAAGGACTCCGCCGCCTTTGTCCAGGCCTTTGAGGCGCGCTTCCAGCAGACCCCCACCACCACTGCCATGCACGGCTACGCCTCAGCCAAAGTGCTCCTCACCGCCTTGGAGCGGGCTTATGCCCGGCATCCCGCCCCCACCGGGGAGCAGGTGGTGCAGGAGCTCCGAAACCTGGACCTCAGCCTGCCCCTGGGCCGGGTGCGCTTCGACGCCCACGGCGATCCCCTGGATTACCACCACGTGGTGGTGCAGATCCAGAAAGGCCGCCTGGTGCCGGTCTTTCCGCCGGAGCGGGCCAAGGCCGCCGTCATCGTCCCCCTGCCGGAGGGGAAGAAATGA
- a CDS encoding zinc-binding alcohol dehydrogenase, whose amino-acid sequence MRSRALYFLEPYRVGLVEEELAPPGPGQVRVETLVSAISPGTELLIYRGRAPRRLAADVSLPALAGATLDFPLKYGYAAVGRVTVLGPGVEAAWEGRLVFAFQPHAEGFVADLASLLPLPPGAAPEEAALLPNLETALTLTLDGRPLVGERVVVFGQGIVGLLLTSVLARFPLELLVTVDPCPNRRLASETAGAHVSLDPAAPDFRECLEALLGQERPCPGADLAFEVSGRPEALDLALECLGFHGRVVIGSWYGEQVAPLHLGGEFHRRRQRLISSQVSTIAPELSGRWHKPRLLALAWRLLPELGVGRFITHRLPFSQAPEAYRLLDEHPEMALQVVFTYGGGGAGEKV is encoded by the coding sequence GTGAGATCACGGGCCTTATATTTTCTGGAACCCTATCGGGTGGGACTGGTGGAAGAGGAGCTGGCGCCGCCGGGTCCCGGCCAGGTGCGGGTGGAGACGCTGGTCTCCGCCATCAGCCCCGGGACCGAACTCCTCATCTACCGGGGGAGGGCGCCCCGGCGTCTGGCGGCGGATGTCTCCCTGCCGGCCTTGGCCGGGGCCACCCTGGATTTCCCTCTGAAATACGGCTACGCCGCGGTGGGGCGGGTGACGGTCCTGGGGCCGGGGGTGGAGGCAGCCTGGGAGGGCCGGCTGGTCTTCGCCTTTCAGCCCCACGCCGAGGGCTTTGTGGCGGACCTGGCGTCGCTTTTGCCCCTGCCGCCGGGGGCGGCGCCCGAGGAGGCGGCCTTGTTGCCCAATCTGGAGACCGCCCTCACCCTGACGCTGGACGGCCGGCCCCTCGTGGGCGAGCGGGTGGTCGTCTTCGGGCAGGGCATCGTGGGGCTCCTGCTCACCTCGGTGTTGGCCCGGTTCCCGCTGGAGCTCCTGGTGACGGTGGACCCCTGCCCCAACCGCCGGCTGGCCTCGGAGACTGCGGGGGCCCATGTCAGTCTCGACCCCGCCGCGCCGGATTTCCGGGAATGCCTGGAGGCCCTGCTGGGACAGGAAAGGCCCTGTCCCGGCGCCGATTTGGCCTTTGAGGTCTCAGGCCGGCCCGAGGCCCTGGACCTGGCTTTGGAATGCCTGGGCTTTCACGGCCGGGTGGTCATCGGCTCCTGGTATGGGGAGCAGGTGGCGCCCCTGCATCTGGGGGGGGAGTTCCACCGCCGGCGCCAACGCCTGATCAGCAGCCAGGTGAGCACCATCGCCCCGGAACTGAGCGGGCGTTGGCACAAACCCCGGCTGTTGGCCCTGGCCTGGCGGCTCCTGCCGGAGCTGGGGGTGGGGCGCTTCATCACCCACCGCCTGCCGTTCTCGCAGGCCCCGGAGGCCTATCGCCTGCTGGATGAACACCCGGAGATGGCCCTCCAGGTGGTGTTCACCTACGGCGGCGGGGGGGCGGGGGAAAAGGTTTGA
- a CDS encoding prepilin peptidase gives MEYLTASLAWLKDTGRFLIPTVIALWMAVGDLRTRRIPNYLTLGTAVAGLLVRLLTDGLSGLADGFLGLLVGFCLLFGFYLAGGMGAGDVKALAALGTWLGLRLTLFLFLYMALAGGLLTLIYLCWRGLLIAKLKRLGSWILSWVLLRPHGGGAGAAPGTGAEAAKGEGVPYGVALAVGMAFLCWQTLSR, from the coding sequence ATGGAGTATCTCACGGCCTCGTTGGCTTGGCTTAAAGACACCGGCCGCTTTCTCATCCCCACGGTTATTGCCCTGTGGATGGCAGTGGGGGACCTGCGCACCCGGCGCATCCCCAATTATCTCACCCTGGGCACGGCTGTGGCGGGTCTATTGGTGCGCCTCCTCACCGATGGGCTTTCTGGCCTGGCGGACGGCTTTTTGGGGCTGCTGGTGGGCTTCTGCCTGCTCTTCGGCTTTTACCTGGCGGGCGGCATGGGTGCGGGGGATGTCAAGGCCTTGGCGGCCCTGGGCACTTGGCTGGGTCTGCGGCTCACTCTGTTTCTTTTCCTCTACATGGCCCTGGCCGGCGGTCTCCTCACCCTCATATATCTCTGCTGGCGGGGCCTGCTAATTGCCAAGCTGAAGCGCCTGGGAAGCTGGATATTAAGCTGGGTGCTTCTGAGGCCCCATGGCGGCGGCGCCGGCGCGGCCCCGGGCACCGGGGCTGAGGCCGCCAAAGGGGAGGGCGTGCCCTACGGGGTGGCCCTGGCCGTGGGCATGGCTTTCCTTTGCTGGCAGACCCTCAGCCGTTAG
- the aroF gene encoding 3-deoxy-7-phosphoheptulonate synthase has protein sequence MLIVMDKDATQEQIAAVVAKIEGLGYVAQPIPGGERVAIGILRNPGPVDPALFLDMPGVTQAIPVSKPYKLVSREMKRADTIITFPNGLTIGRGHFVLIAGPCAIESEEQALTIARLVKTAGAQFFRGGAYKPRTSPYSYQGLGEPGLKILAKVREETGLLIVTEAVDTDSLKLVAEYADVVQIGARNMQNFSLLRQAGKVGKPVLLKRGLYATLEEWLMAAEYLMAEGNSQVILCERGIRGIGEHARNILDLATIPAVRRESHLPILVDPSHAAGRRDLVAPLARAAVAAGCDGLMVEVHHEPEKALSDGAQSLYPEQFAALTRDLASLRPGGWA, from the coding sequence ATGCTCATCGTCATGGACAAGGATGCCACCCAGGAGCAGATTGCGGCGGTGGTGGCCAAAATCGAGGGCCTGGGGTATGTGGCTCAGCCCATTCCCGGGGGCGAGCGGGTGGCCATCGGGATCTTGCGCAATCCCGGGCCGGTGGACCCCGCCCTGTTCCTGGACATGCCCGGCGTCACCCAGGCCATCCCGGTCTCCAAGCCCTACAAGCTGGTGAGCCGGGAGATGAAGCGGGCCGACACCATCATCACCTTTCCCAACGGCCTCACGATCGGCCGGGGCCATTTTGTGCTCATCGCCGGCCCCTGCGCCATCGAAAGCGAAGAGCAGGCCCTGACCATCGCCCGGCTGGTGAAGACGGCAGGGGCCCAATTCTTCCGAGGCGGGGCCTACAAACCCCGCACCTCCCCCTACAGCTACCAGGGTTTGGGGGAACCGGGGCTGAAGATCCTGGCCAAAGTGCGGGAAGAGACGGGGCTTCTCATCGTCACCGAGGCGGTGGACACCGACTCCCTGAAGCTGGTGGCGGAATATGCCGACGTGGTGCAGATCGGCGCCCGCAACATGCAGAACTTCTCCCTCCTGCGCCAGGCGGGGAAGGTGGGAAAGCCGGTGCTCCTCAAGCGGGGCCTCTACGCCACCCTGGAGGAGTGGCTCATGGCGGCGGAGTATCTCATGGCCGAGGGCAACTCCCAGGTCATCCTCTGCGAGCGGGGCATTAGGGGCATCGGCGAGCACGCCCGCAATATCCTGGACCTGGCCACCATTCCGGCGGTGCGCCGGGAGTCCCACCTCCCCATTTTGGTGGACCCCAGCCACGCCGCCGGCCGCCGGGACCTGGTGGCCCCCCTGGCCCGGGCGGCGGTGGCTGCGGGCTGCGACGGCCTCATGGTGGAGGTGCACCACGAGCCGGAGAAGGCCCTCTCCGATGGCGCCCAGTCCCTCTACCCGGAGCAGTTCGCCGCTCTCACCCGGGATCTGGCCAGCCTCAGGCCCGGAGGCTGGGCGTGA
- the aroB gene encoding 3-dehydroquinate synthase, giving the protein MRELTLPLPGRDTSYPVRLAAGLRHRLAAELAPLNLPRRLLVVTDGNVARLHGEAVLAGLEAGGYEAHLLTVPPGEKSKSWRQVTALTRELLAKGADRSTALMALGGGVVGDLTGFVASLFMRGVPLIQVPTTLLAMVDASIGGKTAINLPEAKNLLGTFHQPRLVAIDPEFLHTLSLKERLNGLAEVLKAGFIRDASLLRLLDTEYPRLFQDLELLSEVIFRAAAIKARIVAADEREGDIRRLLNFGHTLGHALEAASHYRLPHGQAVAHGMVAALMLSRQLTGLSPETCADGIRLIRGAGLARRPPRVGKEAVLSALGHDKKRQAGALVFIVLREIGNAEVCSQVPLSLVTEVLERVLSG; this is encoded by the coding sequence GTGAGGGAGCTCACCCTTCCCTTGCCGGGCCGGGACACGAGCTACCCGGTGCGGCTGGCCGCAGGATTGCGCCACCGGCTGGCGGCGGAGCTGGCGCCCCTGAATTTGCCCCGGCGCCTCTTGGTGGTCACGGACGGCAACGTGGCCCGGCTGCATGGGGAGGCGGTATTGGCGGGCCTTGAGGCCGGGGGCTATGAGGCCCATCTTCTCACGGTGCCCCCGGGCGAGAAGAGCAAAAGCTGGCGCCAGGTGACGGCCCTGACCCGGGAGCTCCTGGCCAAGGGCGCAGACCGCAGCACCGCCCTCATGGCCCTGGGGGGCGGGGTGGTGGGGGACTTGACCGGCTTTGTGGCCTCCCTGTTCATGCGGGGGGTGCCCCTCATCCAGGTGCCCACTACTTTACTCGCCATGGTGGATGCCAGCATCGGGGGCAAAACCGCCATCAATCTCCCGGAGGCCAAAAATCTCCTGGGCACCTTTCACCAGCCCCGTCTGGTAGCCATTGATCCGGAATTTCTTCACACTCTCTCCCTTAAAGAGCGGCTGAACGGCCTGGCGGAAGTCCTCAAGGCCGGGTTCATTCGGGACGCCAGCCTGCTGAGGTTATTGGACACGGAGTATCCCCGCCTGTTTCAGGACCTGGAGCTGCTCTCCGAGGTGATCTTCCGGGCGGCGGCCATCAAGGCCCGGATTGTGGCCGCGGACGAACGGGAGGGGGATATCAGGCGCCTTCTCAATTTCGGCCACACCCTGGGCCACGCCCTGGAGGCGGCCAGCCATTATCGGCTGCCCCACGGCCAGGCGGTGGCCCACGGCATGGTGGCCGCGCTTATGCTCTCCCGGCAACTGACCGGGCTCTCCCCGGAGACCTGCGCCGATGGCATCCGCCTCATCCGGGGGGCGGGCCTGGCCCGGCGGCCGCCCCGGGTGGGAAAGGAGGCGGTGCTTAGCGCCCTCGGCCATGACAAAAAACGGCAGGCGGGCGCCCTGGTGTTTATTGTGTTGCGGGAGATAGGCAACGCCGAGGTCTGTTCCCAGGTGCCCCTCAGTCTGGTGACGGAAGTATTGGAGAGGGTATTGTCGGGGTAA
- a CDS encoding M20 family metallopeptidase translates to MPETETILPQWWPEAAQAVEGLKEELIRLRRHFHQHPELSHQERRTAAAVASYLKKLGLDVATGIAGHGVVGRLAGSSPGRTVAWRADMDALPLTEEVQVPWRSKNAGVMHACGHDFHLAIALGAAALLSRFREHLSGEVRFIFQPAEEGPPQGPDSGALGMVRAGVLDNPRVEAVFGLHVAPTLDVGQVRYCPEVVMAGSEHLILTVAGQVAHGATPHKGVDPILAAAQTLVVLKSALSQEVDSRQPFVLTFGRIEGGNRFNILADKVVLEGSLRFLSPGVRERVLAAVRRHLAGLAKATGARLDLTTRGIYPILKNDARLTDRAVQILRECLGARRVTAHQPAMGSEDFAYFAQEVPAFYFFLGVRTPGTRGQALHSPDFNPDEGALTVGVKAAAALLVGTAESGAQAPAG, encoded by the coding sequence ATGCCGGAAACAGAGACGATTTTGCCACAGTGGTGGCCCGAGGCGGCCCAGGCGGTGGAGGGCCTCAAAGAAGAGCTTATCCGTCTGCGCCGCCATTTCCATCAACACCCGGAGCTCTCCCACCAGGAGCGGCGCACCGCCGCCGCGGTGGCCTCCTACCTGAAGAAATTGGGGCTGGACGTCGCCACCGGCATCGCCGGGCATGGGGTGGTGGGACGGTTGGCGGGTAGCTCCCCCGGCCGCACCGTGGCCTGGCGGGCGGATATGGACGCCCTGCCCCTCACCGAGGAGGTGCAGGTCCCCTGGCGTTCCAAAAATGCCGGGGTGATGCACGCCTGCGGCCATGACTTCCACCTGGCCATCGCCCTGGGGGCCGCCGCCCTCCTCAGCCGCTTCCGGGAGCATCTCTCCGGGGAAGTGCGCTTTATCTTCCAGCCGGCGGAGGAAGGCCCGCCGCAAGGTCCCGATAGCGGTGCCCTGGGCATGGTGCGGGCCGGGGTGCTGGACAACCCCCGGGTGGAGGCCGTCTTCGGCCTGCACGTGGCCCCCACCCTGGATGTGGGCCAGGTGCGTTACTGCCCCGAGGTGGTGATGGCGGGCTCCGAGCACCTCATCCTGACGGTGGCGGGGCAAGTGGCCCACGGCGCCACCCCCCACAAGGGCGTGGACCCCATCCTGGCCGCGGCTCAGACCCTGGTGGTGCTGAAAAGCGCCCTCTCCCAGGAGGTGGACTCCCGCCAGCCCTTCGTCCTCACCTTCGGCCGCATCGAGGGCGGCAACCGCTTCAATATCCTGGCGGACAAGGTGGTGTTGGAGGGGAGCCTGCGCTTTCTCTCTCCGGGAGTGCGGGAGCGGGTGCTGGCGGCGGTGCGCCGCCATCTGGCGGGGCTGGCCAAGGCCACCGGCGCCCGTCTGGACCTCACCACCCGGGGGATTTACCCCATCCTGAAAAATGATGCCCGCCTCACCGATAGGGCGGTACAGATCTTGCGGGAATGTCTGGGGGCCCGGCGGGTGACCGCCCACCAGCCGGCCATGGGAAGCGAGGACTTCGCCTATTTTGCCCAGGAAGTGCCCGCCTTTTATTTCTTCCTGGGGGTGCGCACTCCCGGCACCCGGGGCCAGGCCCTGCACTCCCCGGACTTCAACCCCGATGAGGGGGCCCTCACCGTGGGGGTGAAAGCCGCCGCGGCTTTGCTGGTGGGAACGGCCGAGTCAGGGGCACAGGCCCCGGCAGGCTGA
- the rtcA gene encoding RNA 3'-terminal phosphate cyclase, translating to MLYLDGSYGEGGGQIVRTSLSLAALVGEAVRIENIRAGRPKPGLKAQHLTAVKALARISGAEVKGAELNSLELTFIPGRVQAGHYVFDVAETMGSAGSVSLVAQAILPALLFAPGKSTVIIKGGTHVPWSPPVHYLLHVFLPLLARLGAQVRLSLERWGFYPRGGGQVRLEVTPVTSLAPVELLTPATRGELQALSAAGRLPEHVRRRQAARLRERLGAGLPVAEAEADSLDPGSLVFLWGPGAGFSALGARGKPAEQVADEAVDAFLHYEARQAALDRHGADQLVLYLAQARGPSRFTTEAVTSHLLTNIWVIEQFLGPRFTVTGSLGERGEVLCRGAS from the coding sequence ATGCTGTACCTGGACGGGTCGTATGGCGAGGGAGGCGGACAGATCGTCCGGACCTCCCTTTCTCTGGCTGCCCTGGTGGGTGAGGCGGTCAGGATCGAGAACATCCGGGCCGGCCGTCCCAAGCCGGGTCTCAAGGCCCAGCATCTCACCGCGGTCAAGGCCCTGGCCCGCATTTCCGGGGCGGAAGTGAAGGGCGCGGAGCTCAACAGTCTGGAGCTCACCTTCATCCCCGGCCGGGTGCAAGCCGGGCACTATGTCTTTGATGTGGCCGAAACCATGGGGAGCGCCGGCTCCGTCAGCCTGGTAGCGCAGGCGATCCTGCCGGCCCTCCTCTTTGCCCCCGGCAAGAGCACGGTGATCATCAAAGGCGGCACCCACGTGCCCTGGAGCCCGCCGGTGCATTACCTCCTGCATGTCTTTCTGCCCTTGCTGGCCCGGTTGGGGGCGCAAGTGCGCCTGAGCCTGGAGCGTTGGGGCTTTTACCCCCGGGGGGGCGGTCAGGTGCGCCTGGAAGTGACCCCCGTCACCTCCTTGGCGCCGGTGGAGCTTCTCACCCCGGCAACCCGGGGGGAGCTTCAGGCCCTGTCCGCCGCCGGCCGCCTGCCGGAGCACGTCCGCCGGCGGCAGGCCGCCCGCCTGCGGGAGCGCCTGGGAGCCGGGTTGCCGGTGGCGGAAGCTGAGGCCGACAGCCTGGACCCCGGCAGCCTGGTGTTCCTCTGGGGGCCCGGGGCCGGCTTCAGCGCCCTGGGGGCCCGGGGCAAGCCCGCGGAGCAGGTGGCCGATGAAGCGGTGGACGCCTTCCTGCACTATGAGGCGCGACAGGCCGCCCTGGACCGCCACGGGGCGGACCAGCTGGTCCTCTACCTGGCCCAGGCCCGGGGGCCTTCCCGCTTCACCACCGAGGCGGTGACCTCCCATCTCCTCACCAATATCTGGGTGATCGAGCAGTTCCTGGGCCCGCGGTTCACCGTCACCGGCTCCCTGGGAGAGCGGGGCGAGGTCCTCTGTCGGGGGGCTTCATAG
- a CDS encoding dodecin family protein translates to MSSKNVARVTHIIAESPESFEDAVRVGFERATKTLRNITGLRIVEQRISVKDDKINTFRVKMEVIFILED, encoded by the coding sequence ATGTCCAGCAAGAATGTCGCCCGGGTCACCCACATTATCGCCGAATCCCCGGAAAGTTTCGAGGATGCCGTCAGGGTGGGCTTCGAGCGGGCCACCAAAACCCTGCGCAACATCACCGGGCTTAGGATCGTGGAGCAGCGCATCTCCGTGAAAGACGACAAGATCAACACCTTCCGGGTGAAGATGGAGGTCATCTTTATCCTGGAAGATTGA
- a CDS encoding DUF4337 domain-containing protein, whose protein sequence is MAEIELPEVEELEEARKDVFTRRVALTTAIFAVLLAITSLGGSNAMKEMLLAQQQASNMWAYYQAKVIREHLYRSQAYLLEAMAANPAGGNPSGLQKIQEARTHLLNEAQRFSTEKKDIEKEARQFEAERDLNQKKDPYFDYAEVLLQIAIVLASIAIISQSRRMYYFSIVTAVLGGAFSINGFFLLVSFPFFR, encoded by the coding sequence ATGGCTGAGATCGAACTGCCGGAAGTGGAGGAACTGGAGGAGGCCCGCAAGGATGTCTTCACCCGGCGGGTGGCCCTGACCACCGCCATCTTTGCGGTCTTGCTGGCCATCACCTCGCTGGGCGGCAGCAATGCCATGAAAGAGATGCTCCTGGCGCAGCAGCAGGCCTCCAACATGTGGGCCTACTATCAGGCCAAGGTCATCCGGGAGCATCTCTACCGCAGCCAGGCGTATCTCCTGGAGGCCATGGCCGCCAATCCCGCCGGCGGCAACCCTTCAGGGCTGCAAAAAATCCAGGAGGCCCGTACTCATCTCCTCAACGAGGCCCAGCGCTTCAGTACCGAAAAAAAGGACATCGAAAAGGAGGCCCGGCAATTTGAAGCCGAGCGGGACCTGAACCAGAAAAAGGACCCGTATTTCGATTATGCCGAGGTGCTGCTGCAGATCGCCATTGTGCTGGCCAGCATCGCCATCATCTCCCAGTCCCGGCGGATGTATTACTTCTCCATTGTCACTGCCGTCTTGGGAGGTGCCTTTTCGATCAACGGCTTTTTCCTTTTGGTCTCTTTCCCCTTTTTCCGCTGA
- a CDS encoding bifunctional UDP-sugar hydrolase/5'-nucleotidase: MRTLRTLIAILILLVLGVAPLAAGDGTLRLLHVNDFHGFAEPHRPLGSLELQGGAAYLAGAVKRLRAARPSLLLAAGDMIQGDNWANLFQGASVIELMNAMGFDAMVVGNHEFDFGVEVLKERIRQAVFPILGANVQGLPGLKPYIVKKVGGVRVAVLGVVTPDTPHATHPRNVTGLTFADPVATVREYLPRLRQEADLVVVLSHLGYAEDRKLAQAVPGIDVIVGGHSHTRLERPEKVNGTWLVQAYEHGNFLGVLDLTVRRGRVTAVRGRLMPIGPGLGPADPKILALVKKYQQRVDDLLNVVVGEAAVDLDAERARLQETALGNLVADIMRERTGADAALLNGGTLRASIPKGPVTRKQIYTALPFDNYLVAFRLTGAQVRQALEHGVAGLPEREGRFPQVSGLRFAYRATAPPGSRVVEVEVGGQPLEPAKVYVLATHDFLAAGGDGYTVFGEVLKEAGLSSTGGMLQSGALAYNDPGTYLRDLVLAYFERHSPVTAAVEGRIQALP; the protein is encoded by the coding sequence ATGCGCACCCTGAGAACCCTGATTGCCATTCTGATCCTCCTTGTCCTGGGGGTGGCCCCGCTGGCCGCCGGGGACGGCACGCTTCGCCTCCTGCACGTCAATGATTTCCACGGCTTTGCCGAGCCCCACCGGCCCCTGGGGAGTCTGGAGCTGCAGGGCGGGGCGGCCTACCTGGCCGGCGCGGTGAAGCGCCTGCGGGCCGCCCGTCCCAGCCTGCTTCTGGCCGCCGGAGACATGATCCAGGGCGACAACTGGGCCAATCTCTTTCAGGGCGCCTCGGTCATCGAGCTCATGAACGCCATGGGCTTCGACGCCATGGTGGTGGGCAACCATGAATTCGATTTCGGGGTGGAGGTGCTGAAGGAGCGGATCCGCCAGGCGGTCTTCCCGATCCTGGGTGCAAACGTGCAGGGCCTGCCGGGCCTCAAGCCCTATATCGTGAAAAAGGTGGGCGGCGTGCGGGTGGCCGTTTTGGGGGTGGTGACGCCGGACACCCCCCACGCCACCCATCCCCGCAATGTAACGGGACTCACCTTCGCCGACCCGGTGGCCACGGTGAGGGAGTATCTCCCCCGGCTCCGGCAGGAGGCCGACCTGGTGGTGGTGCTCTCTCATCTGGGCTATGCCGAGGACCGGAAGCTGGCCCAGGCGGTGCCCGGCATTGATGTCATTGTGGGCGGCCATTCCCACACCCGCCTGGAGCGGCCGGAGAAGGTGAACGGCACCTGGCTCGTCCAGGCCTATGAACACGGGAATTTTTTAGGGGTGCTGGACCTGACAGTGCGCCGGGGGCGGGTGACGGCGGTTCGGGGACGGCTGATGCCCATCGGCCCGGGGCTCGGCCCCGCCGACCCCAAGATCCTCGCCCTGGTCAAGAAATACCAGCAGAGAGTCGATGATCTGCTTAACGTGGTGGTGGGCGAGGCCGCGGTGGACCTGGACGCGGAGCGGGCCCGGCTTCAGGAGACCGCCCTGGGCAATCTGGTGGCGGACATCATGAGGGAGAGGACCGGGGCCGATGCCGCCCTGCTCAACGGCGGCACCCTGAGGGCCAGCATCCCCAAAGGCCCGGTGACCCGCAAACAGATCTACACCGCCCTGCCCTTTGACAATTACCTGGTGGCCTTTCGCCTCACCGGGGCCCAGGTGCGCCAGGCCCTGGAGCACGGGGTGGCGGGCCTGCCGGAACGGGAAGGCCGCTTCCCCCAGGTCTCGGGCTTGAGGTTTGCCTACCGGGCCACAGCCCCGCCCGGCAGCCGCGTCGTGGAGGTGGAGGTGGGCGGCCAGCCCCTGGAGCCGGCCAAGGTGTATGTCCTGGCCACGCATGATTTCCTGGCGGCCGGGGGCGACGGCTACACCGTCTTCGGCGAGGTGCTCAAAGAGGCCGGCCTCAGCAGCACCGGCGGCATGCTGCAAAGCGGCGCCTTGGCCTATAATGACCCGGGGACATATCTCCGGGACCTGGTGCTGGCGTACTTTGAGCGCCACAGCCCAGTGACGGCTGCGGTGGAGGGCCGCATCCAAGCGCTCCCCTGA